A part of Streptomyces sp. DSM 40750 genomic DNA contains:
- a CDS encoding PrsW family intramembrane metalloprotease — translation MATSPPYPTHPSGPAGGSAFRPTRWWQRKSVKYGALIGLLGVSGLVILALVREQTGTEGFLVGLGLAVLPVPLLMSAFRWLDRVEPGPRKNLVFAFAWGACAAALIAIVANSFATRWIATATADPSHADALGATLIAPVVEETAKAAAVLLVFLFRRRDFTGIVDGVVIAGVTATGFAFTENILYLGTAFGTDQLSGGSGLASVTAATFFVRVIMSPFAHPLFTVLTGIGFGIAAFSAEWQRVRRVVVPVTGLLLAMGMHAVWNGSATFGEYGFFAVYAVFMVPAFGLLTWLAIWTRQRELRNVREELPAYAAAGWLTPPEPYVLGSMRARRVAREYAAHHFGKAGARSVAEYEAYATKLAFLRYRGRRGRAGRDFVLRERELLFELWRRRELARPAMGYAGREVGPGGWSGSGYGGYGYEGYGAGYAQPAVHGVAAYPAYNPYRY, via the coding sequence ATGGCCACCAGTCCCCCCTACCCGACGCACCCCAGCGGACCCGCCGGTGGGTCCGCGTTCAGGCCCACGCGCTGGTGGCAGCGGAAGAGCGTCAAGTACGGGGCGCTCATCGGGCTGCTCGGGGTCTCCGGGCTCGTCATCCTCGCGCTCGTCCGCGAACAGACCGGCACAGAGGGGTTTCTCGTCGGGCTGGGGCTCGCTGTGCTGCCCGTGCCCTTGCTCATGTCCGCGTTCCGGTGGCTGGACCGGGTGGAGCCCGGGCCCCGGAAGAACCTGGTGTTCGCGTTCGCGTGGGGGGCGTGTGCGGCGGCGCTGATAGCCATCGTGGCGAACAGCTTCGCGACCCGGTGGATAGCGACCGCTACCGCGGATCCTTCGCACGCCGACGCCTTGGGTGCCACCCTCATAGCGCCGGTGGTGGAGGAGACCGCCAAGGCCGCGGCCGTCCTCCTTGTCTTTCTCTTCAGGAGACGGGACTTCACCGGGATCGTGGACGGGGTGGTGATCGCCGGGGTCACTGCGACCGGGTTCGCGTTCACCGAGAACATTTTGTACCTGGGGACCGCTTTCGGCACGGATCAGCTCAGTGGGGGGAGCGGGCTGGCGTCTGTCACCGCGGCCACCTTCTTCGTGCGGGTGATCATGTCGCCGTTCGCGCATCCACTGTTCACCGTGCTGACCGGGATCGGGTTCGGGATCGCGGCGTTCTCCGCGGAGTGGCAGCGGGTGCGGCGGGTGGTCGTGCCGGTGACTGGGTTGTTGCTCGCCATGGGGATGCACGCGGTCTGGAACGGGTCGGCGACCTTCGGGGAGTACGGGTTCTTCGCGGTGTACGCGGTGTTCATGGTGCCGGCGTTCGGGCTGCTGACGTGGTTGGCGATCTGGACGCGGCAGCGGGAGTTGCGGAACGTGCGGGAGGAGTTGCCGGCGTATGCGGCTGCGGGGTGGCTCACGCCACCGGAGCCGTATGTGCTGGGCTCGATGCGGGCTCGGCGGGTGGCGCGGGAGTACGCGGCGCATCACTTCGGAAAGGCCGGGGCTCGGTCGGTCGCGGAGTACGAGGCGTACGCGACGAAGCTGGCGTTTCTGCGGTATCGGGGGCGGCGGGGGCGGGCCGGGCGTGACTTCGTCCTGCGGGAGCGGGAGTTGCTGTTCGAGCTGTGGCGGCGACGGGAGTTGGCTCGGCCGGCGATGGGGTATGCGGGGCGGGAGGTTGGGCCCGGGGGTTGGTCGGGGAGCGGGTACGGGGGGTACGGGTACGAGGGGTACGGGGCGGGTTACGCGCAACCGGCGGTTCATGGAGTAGCGGCGTATCCCGCGTACAACCCATATCGGTACTAG
- a CDS encoding M23 family metallopeptidase, protein MASNRSATEAPFVPSQRDGDSQTFGYGSYNSDNEGPFQEWNPTAESTRPVRGRHRVAKKGGGLARGGIARSSTVLGVGVIAAVGGAGMASAQSGKAPVSISMPDVGSVFEDDTEEEAEAEPQASTTPLSSAGLIAADTEQGTADAGEALRARIMAQAESQQDASDKAAAEAAQTAAAKKAAEQAAQEKKEAEAKEAAAEKKAEEEAAAKREAERLAALAKQFTLPTSSYTLTSTFGQAGPYWSSGYHTGLDFAAPTGTLIKAVHSGTITQAGYEGSYGYKTVLTLDDGTEIWYAHQSSIGVSVGQKVATGDVIGRVGATGNVTGAHLHMEVHPGGSTSGIDPAAWLRSKGLTP, encoded by the coding sequence GTGGCGTCCAACCGGTCCGCGACCGAAGCCCCGTTCGTGCCCAGCCAACGGGACGGCGACAGCCAGACGTTCGGCTACGGCAGCTACAACAGCGACAACGAGGGCCCCTTCCAGGAGTGGAACCCCACCGCGGAGTCCACTCGCCCCGTTCGCGGCCGGCACCGCGTCGCCAAGAAGGGCGGCGGACTCGCGCGTGGCGGAATCGCCCGCAGCTCCACGGTTCTCGGCGTCGGTGTCATAGCCGCCGTCGGCGGCGCCGGCATGGCCAGCGCGCAGTCCGGCAAGGCCCCGGTGTCCATATCGATGCCCGACGTCGGTTCGGTCTTCGAGGACGACACCGAGGAGGAGGCCGAGGCGGAGCCGCAGGCCTCCACCACCCCCCTCAGCAGCGCCGGCCTGATCGCCGCCGACACCGAGCAGGGCACCGCGGACGCCGGCGAGGCGCTGCGCGCCCGCATCATGGCGCAGGCCGAGTCCCAGCAGGACGCCTCCGACAAGGCCGCTGCCGAGGCCGCCCAGACCGCCGCCGCGAAGAAGGCCGCCGAGCAGGCCGCCCAGGAGAAGAAGGAAGCCGAGGCCAAGGAGGCCGCCGCCGAGAAGAAGGCGGAGGAGGAGGCCGCGGCGAAGAGGGAAGCCGAGCGCCTCGCCGCCCTCGCCAAGCAGTTCACGCTTCCCACCTCCTCGTACACCCTCACCTCCACCTTCGGTCAGGCCGGCCCCTACTGGTCCTCCGGCTACCACACCGGCCTCGACTTCGCCGCCCCCACCGGCACCCTCATCAAGGCCGTCCACAGCGGCACCATCACGCAGGCCGGCTACGAGGGTTCCTACGGCTACAAGACCGTCCTCACCCTCGATGACGGCACCGAGATCTGGTACGCCCACCAGTCCTCCATCGGCGTCAGCGTCGGCCAGAAGGTCGCCACCGGCGACGTCATCGGCCGCGTGGGCGCCACGGGCAACGTCACCGGTGCCCACCTCCACATGGAGGTCCACCCCGGCGGTTCCACCAGCGGCATCGACCCGGCGGCGTGGCTGCGCAGCAAGGGCCTGACCCCGTAG
- a CDS encoding PP2C family protein-serine/threonine phosphatase produces MGQREGAREPVGRRFSYARALVRVIPVLLIAIGLFYDHFTPREFTAVPFFTAAPLVAAPLFSLHGTVITGVASVAGITVVHVRYGDTGHVDAITEIATVTTVAVLAVLINRLVRRSDARLATAREIAEAAQRAVLPVPQERIGGLEIAARYEAAQAGASIGGDLYAVQDSPHGVRLIVGDVRGKGLGAVSAVAVLIGAFREAAEQESTLEAVAQRLERALARERARRETARRDAAVEHEEFVTAVLAEFPHGAGRARIVNRGHPSPLLLYADGVLRILDAPRPALPLGMDDLGTWPDRAEETGFPPGATLLFHTDGLSEARDARGVFYDPAERLSGRTFPGPRALLTTLAEEVRRHTGDRTTDDMALLAVRRP; encoded by the coding sequence GTGGGGCAGCGAGAGGGCGCGAGGGAGCCGGTCGGCCGGCGGTTCTCCTACGCCCGTGCGCTCGTGCGTGTCATCCCGGTCCTGCTGATCGCCATCGGCCTCTTCTACGACCACTTCACTCCGCGCGAGTTCACGGCTGTCCCCTTCTTCACCGCCGCGCCTCTCGTGGCGGCCCCGCTCTTCTCGCTGCACGGCACGGTGATCACCGGCGTCGCCTCGGTCGCCGGCATCACCGTCGTACACGTCCGCTACGGCGACACGGGCCACGTGGACGCGATCACAGAGATCGCGACGGTGACCACCGTCGCCGTACTGGCCGTGCTCATCAACCGTCTCGTCCGCCGCAGCGACGCCCGGCTCGCCACCGCCCGCGAGATCGCCGAGGCGGCGCAGCGGGCCGTACTGCCGGTGCCGCAGGAGCGGATCGGCGGGCTGGAGATCGCCGCGCGGTACGAGGCGGCGCAGGCCGGGGCGTCGATCGGGGGCGATCTGTACGCGGTGCAGGACTCGCCCCACGGCGTACGGCTGATCGTGGGCGATGTGCGCGGCAAGGGTCTTGGCGCGGTGTCGGCGGTGGCGGTGCTGATCGGGGCGTTCCGGGAGGCGGCCGAGCAGGAGTCGACGCTCGAAGCGGTCGCCCAGCGGCTGGAACGGGCGCTGGCCCGGGAGAGGGCGCGGCGGGAGACCGCGCGCCGGGACGCGGCCGTGGAGCACGAGGAGTTCGTCACGGCCGTACTGGCGGAGTTCCCGCACGGCGCCGGCCGCGCCCGGATCGTCAACCGCGGCCACCCCTCACCCCTGCTGCTGTACGCCGACGGCGTCCTGCGCATCCTGGACGCCCCGCGGCCCGCGCTCCCGCTCGGCATGGACGACCTGGGCACCTGGCCGGACCGCGCCGAGGAGACCGGATTCCCGCCCGGCGCCACGCTGCTCTTCCACACCGACGGCCTGTCCGAGGCCCGGGACGCCCGCGGTGTCTTCTACGACCCGGCCGAGCGACTGTCCGGCCGTACCTTCCCCGGCCCGCGCGCCCTCTTGACGACCCTCGCGGAAGAGGTACGCCGGCATACCGGCGACCGCACGACGGACGACATGGCACTCCTGGCGGTCCGGCGCCCCTGA
- a CDS encoding GTP cyclohydrolase II, whose translation MPDFPAATPRARVRVPLRFHDGYGVDTEMVTFHGLVDGQEHVAIVLGDPEPGTAPLVRLHSECLTGDVFGSARCDCGPQLREAVERIADRGGVLLYLRQEGRGIGLYNKLDAYALQDQGLDTYEANAALGLPEDARDYTAAAQMLGALGIDELDLLSNNPDKAQQLRDLGVGVRHRVPTGVFTTAHNVRYLRAKVLQTQHTLPLPELTELTAG comes from the coding sequence ATGCCCGACTTTCCCGCTGCCACCCCGCGTGCCCGCGTCCGGGTACCGCTGCGTTTCCACGACGGCTACGGCGTCGACACCGAAATGGTCACCTTCCACGGTCTCGTCGACGGCCAGGAGCACGTGGCGATCGTCCTCGGCGACCCGGAGCCCGGCACGGCCCCGCTGGTCCGGCTGCACTCCGAGTGCCTGACCGGCGACGTCTTCGGCTCGGCCCGCTGCGACTGCGGCCCGCAGCTGCGCGAGGCGGTGGAGCGGATCGCGGACCGCGGCGGTGTCCTCCTCTATCTCCGCCAGGAGGGCCGGGGCATCGGCCTCTACAACAAGCTCGACGCTTACGCCCTCCAGGACCAGGGCCTCGACACCTACGAGGCGAACGCGGCGCTCGGGCTGCCGGAGGACGCCCGCGACTACACGGCGGCGGCCCAGATGCTGGGTGCCCTCGGCATCGACGAGCTGGACCTGCTCTCCAACAACCCCGACAAGGCGCAGCAGCTCCGTGACCTGGGCGTCGGTGTCCGGCACCGCGTCCCCACGGGCGTCTTCACCACCGCCCACAACGTCCGCTACCTCCGCGCGAAGGTCCTCCAGACCCAGCACACGCTCCCCCTGCCGGAGCTGACCGAACTGACGGCCGGCTGA